A genomic window from Sulfurospirillum multivorans DSM 12446 includes:
- a CDS encoding UbiX family flavin prenyltransferase, which produces MKRIIVGISGASGVELGLAFIKALPSDIEKYVIISDHAKIVLAKEANTFLLDDENIGAITASGSFQTDAMAIIPCSMNTLAKITHGIADNLLTRTASVMIKEKRPLLLAPREMPFSAIALENMLKLSMLGIHIAPPILGYYAKASSLEAMENFLIGKWFDLLGIEHNLFQRWEGA; this is translated from the coding sequence ATGAAACGTATCATTGTCGGCATTAGCGGTGCCAGTGGTGTTGAGCTTGGGCTTGCCTTTATCAAGGCACTTCCAAGTGATATTGAAAAGTACGTTATTATCTCCGATCATGCCAAAATCGTTCTCGCAAAAGAGGCCAATACTTTTTTGCTGGATGATGAAAACATTGGAGCCATTACAGCTTCGGGTTCGTTTCAAACAGACGCTATGGCGATTATCCCGTGTAGTATGAACACGCTGGCTAAAATAACGCATGGCATTGCCGACAATCTTCTTACGCGTACTGCTTCGGTGATGATTAAAGAGAAGCGCCCTCTTCTTTTGGCTCCTCGCGAAATGCCTTTTTCAGCGATTGCTTTAGAAAATATGCTCAAACTTTCCATGCTTGGTATCCATATCGCACCTCCAATCTTGGGTTATTACGCCAAGGCGTCAAGCCTTGAAGCGATGGAAAATTTCTTGATTGGCAAATGGTTTGATCTTTTAGGGATTGAACACAACCTGTTTCAACGTTGGGAGGGAGCATGA